The Elaeis guineensis isolate ETL-2024a chromosome 14, EG11, whole genome shotgun sequence genomic sequence ATTATATCGCCCCAACCACACCATCCAACATAAGGCCCGCATAGCTCAAAACATATGGATCACCGACAATAATGGACTTACATGCATGTCCATCAACCCGGATCATATAATTAGCCCATtttaataaaatagaataaataatTAATGACAGtctataatcaaaaaaattttcatattctCCCACTTGGGCAAcattaattatgattttaaaattttaaaaatattttattttgaaaatgacTCTCGGGCTGAATAATAGAAAACACAGTACGTAGCCacgatttttgaaaaatatatgatCTATGGACAGTATCTTAGAATTGACTCGGTCCAATAGTGTCAATCATGCTAAATCATAGGAGTCATTATATCCTTTTTTTGATATAAGATCTATCCATAGTTACGAACATCACTAACACTATCGACATAAGTCTTGTTGTGGTAGTGTAGTAAGAAAATAATATCTAAAAGTGATCTAAACATATGTTATTTGCATTGTCAGTCCTCAAATTTTTCTTCAACATGCTTGGATACATAAGAAGTAAGAAAAATTTTAATGACTTCAACAACAAGCCATTCTGTCTCACATACTCAATATGGTGTCAATGATGAGCCAGTACAACATATCTGAGACTCGACACCTGATCTTATACTTCATATAATAAGTACATAAACAAAATATCTCCTAGTGTATTAACACAAATATGTATATATaaccaaaaaaattaatataaatatatcatcaaTTTATCATGTCAATAATATATATCAATATTCATCATAAGAATATGAGATGAAAAATATccataacaataaaatattaataaatatatatacaaagTCACTCTCAGTAACCAAGTACATCAAAAGAACTCAATATGTCCATATTTTCAACATGCCTTATAAAGCATATGGGCCTCAAATCCTTAGTCAAAGGATTAGCCAACATGGACTCTGTATCTATATGCTCAACAGTTACGTCCCCTTTTTTCACAAGGTCTCTTACTATCAGATACTTCAGCTCTAAATATTTAGATCTATTAGAAGATTTATTATTCTTTGTAAAGAATACAGTAGCTCTATTATCACAATAGATTATCAATGGTCCATTGTAGAATGAACATTCCTCAACCCTGCAATAAAATTTTTCAGCCAAATAGCTTGAGTAGTAGCCCCATAACAGGCAATAAATTCAGCTTGTACAGTGAAAGTAGTCAGAGTCTATTTAACACTCCTTCAGGCTACGGTACCTCCagtcaatataaaaatatatcctcatCACTCTCTTTGCAGCAATCCAATGTTGGAAGCCTAGGTTTGATAGATATCTACCAAAAACTCCCACTATGAAGACAATATCAGATCTGGTGCAAACCTAAGCATCATCAGACTCCTTATAGTACTAACATAAggtatattcttcatctaatttttcttaagCTCATTATTAAGGCATTGATCTTTACTAAACTTGTCACCCTTGGCAACAGTTGTATCACATAGTTTGCAATTTTGCATATTAAATCTTTCAAGAATTTTGTTAATGTATGACTTTTATGACAAACCCAACAAATGACGTGATCTATCTCTATGAATTTAAATACCTAGGATAAAAGATGCCTCTCCaagatctttcatatcaaaagtCCTAGATAACATTTATTTAGTCTCACTAAGCAAATCGAAATCACTACTAGCAAGCaagatgtcatcaatatataaaacaaaaaagaTAAACTTGCTCCCACTGATTTTGAAATAGATGCACTGATCAATCTTATTTTTCTCAAAGTCAAAAAGAGGTTACCACCTCATCAAATTTTAAGTACCATCGCCAAGATGCTTTTTAAGCCGTCAATAGACTTCTTCAATTTGCAAACTAAATGCTCTCTcccattttttttgaaaacccTCAGGATATTTTATATACACTTTCTCACTGAGATtatcattcagaaaagtagttttaacatccatttgatgaaGCTCCAAGTCATAATGGGTCACTATAGCCATGATGATTCTAAAGGAATTCTTTGGGGATACTGGAGAGAAAATTTTAGTGTAGTCAATTCCTTCTCTCTGCATAAAGTCTTTGGCAGCCAATCTAGCCTTGAAATGCTCAATTCttcttttagaatctttcttagtcTAGTACACCCACTTGCACCCAATAGATTTATAATTATTAGGAGGCTCAACAAGCTCCCATACTTCATTGCTGGTCATAGACTGCATTTCCTCTTTCATAGCATCTCTTCATAAATCAGATTGAGGACAGCTCATGGTAGCATGATATGTTACTGGATCAACCATATGTCCAATGTTATAGTCATTTTTCCCAAGATAGATAAAGAAATCATCAGGAATAGTAGGTCTTCTCTGTCTAATAGATATTCTTAATGGCACCTCCTTAATAAGTTGAACTGGTTGAAGATTTTCAATAGGAACAATAGGATCAGGGGTCTGAATATCCACTCTATCAATAGGTGCAAGAACAATATTTTCATATGATGCAGACACAAGAATAGAGACAGTCTCAACCTGACTACTGTTAATATCAACAGTCTGGAAAGGTTCAACATCAGCCGCATCAAGTTTTAGAAATTTTGTAATCTGTGACTTTATAATTCTATTACCTCTCCCAGAACTATAGAACCATATCCTTTAGCACATTTTGGATACTCAATGAAATAACAATGACTGGTTCTAGGATTAGTCTTTTTCTCTATCAGTTTATATATTCTTACTTCTGCAGAACCACCCCAAACTCAAAAATGATTTAAGCTAGATTTTCTACCAGTCCAAAATTTGAAAGGTATTTTAGGCACAGATTTATTGAAAACTTTATTAAAAATGTATAAGACAATTTTAAAAGCCTCATCCCACAGATATTCTGACAAGTTAGGCCTACTTATTATGTTTCTCATCATATCTTTAAGGGTATGATTATCCTTTCGACCACATCATTCTGCTCAGGGCTATCAGGCATGATGTACTGGACAATAATTCCATAATTTTGTAAGTACTTGGCAAACAGACCCATATGCTATCTGCTATATCATGTTTGTCATAATACTCACCCCCCACGGTCAGATCTCACAatcttgatgattttttttaattatttttcaatttcaattttaaaaatttaaaatttttcaagatcatctaatttttttaattaaataaagataattattttaaaaaaaattatcaataaatgtTATGAAGTATTTATTACCATATATTATAGAGGAATATGGCCCACTAATGTTAGTGTGTATTATTTTCAAAAGACTTGAACTATGAATTGCCTCTTTCTTTTTAGTCTTAGTCAATTTACCCCTAATACAGTCAATGCAAGTCTCCATCTCCCCAAAATCTAAGGCAGATAGAATGTCATCCTTTATCAATTTGTCAATTCTTTctttagatatatgtcctaagcATTTATGCCACAACATAGGGGATCTATATTTGATTCTAGAATACTTTACAACTACGTTCTCAATATTTAAAGAAGTATAGAGATTATTACAAGCTAAACATAATCTATATAATCCATCATTCAAAATACCATAACCAACAATCTGAAAGTCAAATGTCAAATTAACTTTTTCattatgaaaattaaaatcaaatccaagCCTATCTAAAGCAGAAATAGAAATcaactttctttaaaaaaaaaagtacataaaagatgtttttttaaaaaatctcaaaatcagattttaaagatAACTTGACAACTCCTATATATTCAACTTCAACCTCAAGATCATTTTCTACTTTCAGTCTGGTCTTCTTCAGACTTAGTTTCTGCTTGCTTATGAACCTCTGCAAAGAAATTACAACATGAGATGTGGCACCACTAtcaatccatcaaaaatcaaTAGGGATATTGACTATGTTTAACTCATAACAAACAAGGGCTAGGGGCTTACctccttatttttctttctttaccaTCCAAGACTTGAACTTATAGCATTGACTCTTTATATGGCCTTTCTTCTTACATTGAAAATACTTGATATTTTTTCCTATGACAGCTTTAGGTCCTCCTATATAGAATGATTTTGATTGGGGTTGTTACCATGTCCTTTTGCACCCTGAGACTATTTAGAAGTAGTAGGTTTACGCTTTTTCTGATTTACAGGACCCTTGCCAGAATGGAGTTTGCATTGGATGGAAAAAAATGCACTCTCACTCTTTTCTTTCTTGAGTTTCTCTTCCTCAACAATACATTTGGTGATCAAGTCATTAATACTTCAAGTTTCATTCAGAGTATTATAAGTAGTTTTGATCTAAGAGAACTCAGTAGATAATGAATTTAAAGCATGAGGCATAAAAAAAGAATTAGATAGATCAATTTTAAGATCTTTAAGCTTGGTTTGGAGATGAActatttttagaatatattttctgaTATCCTCAATATTATATTAACTCATGATCATCAGTTCTCTCATTAGGCATCCAGATTCAACTTTCTCAGATACAATATGTCTTTATCCTATGGCATCAAACAACTCTTTAGTATTACTGGTCTCTAGTAGACTACTTAGAAGATGCTAAAAAACATACCTCTTAATAGCTATCAAGCTAAGTATGTTAGATTTTTCTCATTTAGTAAAATAATCTTTTTGTTTAGATATACTTTGATCATTGAGATCATCAGGTTTATTGTCACGTAATGCCAGGTCAATATCAGCAATCCCAAGAACAAATTTCATATCTTGCTTCCACCTCTTATAATTTAATCTAGTCAAGACCTCAAtaacaatattattattattcataCTGAATGAGACTGTACAATCAAATAGGAGGAATGCAAAATATTAGTCAATGGGCATATGCATAAATAATATAAGTAATAAACAAAAGCCCAAACAcaatatcataaattttcttttgggTAGAATATGCAATATGCATAAATGCTGTTCATATGAAGCCACAAAAAGAAATATCCTTGGATTCAGAAGCCTATTCTCTTTGGACAAACAGACCTCAAAAACTAGAGCACCCTCACAACacaatgcttcatgcaattttcagttaaaatataaaataacccCCTTTGCGCAGGTGATTGTATGCCATAACTTAAAAATATCCCTCTCATCGTGAAAAATCTTATGAACTgacataaataaattattttgatgataaatATTTATGCCAATCCATAAAATTAtccatatagaaaaataaatacctAAATACATATAATTCGGCATACTTTAACCACATGTATGCTTATAAATGATTAAGTCCAGAATGggatacaaaataatatatacccCACAAATCATATTACAATATAATATTGCATTCTAAAGTCACAGTAATAAATTTGTACAACTCAAATAAATAATTTAggttttaatctatttaacttcTTAAAGAAAAATTGAAAGTATATAAAATATACGTGCAATCAGAAAAAGTATATACTATCAGAGGGTCTATCACAtgccataataattttttaaactattatgccacaaaaaatatttcaaaaaatagcaTATTACAtcacataattaaaaaaatatcaaaaaaattaatttttgaaggcTATCATCAAAAATTAACCTTATCAAGAATTAAACTGAAgttttgaaatattattttaaaattaaaagctTCAGGAGGGGCTAAATAGTAATatagaaaattttattcaataaATTTCACAGCAGGGACAAAACTATAAAAGTGTCATAAAACATAATATCAGCAAATCGGGTTTGAATTTTGAGTTAAACCCAAAATTCAAAATCCAAAACCCATTAAGAAAGGGGGTCCGACCGGCGACCGGCGTAAATAGGCCAATTGAAGGCCGCTGCCACTTAAGGAGAAACCGTGGGCCAACAGAGATCCAACGGCCCTGattcttccccttttttttttgcgaATCCCCTTGAAGCTCGACGCCTGCAAGTTTGCCATCGGTTACGACAGGCGGTGGCATCCCGAACAACTGCACGTGCAAAAGAAGGGGGGCCGATGCATCGATCGTCGCAAGCGACGTCATGCCAGACGAGAAAAGTGGGCGACGACAGGCAAGGACCGCccacctttttttattttttttatttatttgggaTCTTGATTGGAAACACCTATCCAACACCGCAGGCTATTCCGGATCGCCGTCGGAGCAGGATCCCGTCGGAGAGAGATCCGACCAGCGAgaagaaatgaagaagaagaagggcatgGGAAGATCCATCCCTCCTCTTCTACGATTTTTATGTTTGTTTGATCAGATCCTTAGATCCGGTCATAAACTATCATCTCCCTCAACGCTGGCTCCCGAGGTGGTCGTCAGACCTTGATTCGATCGGAAAGAGGTCTGACTagcaagaagaaagagaggagagggcaCAGTCTGAGGAGATCCATCCCCCtttctttttaataatttttttatttattctaatcctcttcaaaatctgtgctctgatatcaattgtaagGATTTCTCCAAGATCATATGCAGAAGATCAGAATACAAAATAATAAATGCGTACCTATGTTTGCCATTGATTTCCAAAGCCCGATCAATCATGGATGCTTAGACGAATATTGAATGCCAAATCTTTCTCCCCACCTTCTTCTCAACGGGCACCTATTCAATGGGACAAGCCTAAGAACTAGTCTCATGGTATTTATAAGAAGTGGAGAGGGGACCTAGATAAATCTGAAATAAACTCTAATAAGCCCTTCCATCACGGGCTTAAGTTAAGTTTAGACCTACACTGTACAACCCCAACTACACAATCCAACATAAGGCCCGCATAGCCCAAAATATATGGATCACCAATAACAATGGGCTTACATATATGTCCATCAATCTGGATCATATAATCAAcccattttaataaaataaaataaataattaatgacAGTTCATAATCAGAAAAATTCTCACAAGGGATAGAAAAATGAATTGGATCTAGGCTGGGGTTTTCAACAGATCCAAGCCAAAGGTACTTAGCTCATATGACACTCTCATGACAACCAAAATCTCATCACCCAAAATTTTAcgacaagattttgaaatttacgGATGACTTCTATTGTCACTAACTTATTTTCTTGTACTTAAAATAATTAATCCATTTAGGCATTAAGTCTTTTTTGTAAGTCAAAGATATATATCTGATGGTAAAACTAACCATTAGCATATATTTAAGCATTATATTGCTTAGTGGATTTTAGTTATGATGTTCCAAAATGTgtcatcttttaaaaaatttatggccCATTTGATTTACGActggaatcaaaatcgaaatggatTGGAATGAAAATCAGATAGTCATTTCCCTCAATGTGTTTGGTTCATTATTGGAACCAGCATCGGATTCGGAATTTAAATGACATTTAAATACTAGGAGATAGTAGAAATTAGATTTTGGAGAATTTTAGATTTTCATCTCTTTTAGAAGCAAATGAGAATTAGACTCCCTCCATCCACATAGTTGATATGAGCATACAATAGTTTAGGTGATTCTTAAGATGTCTCGATTCCTAGCTAAGTCAGGTTGTTAAAGATTAGCACGTTCTTTACCCAACTCACCCTAACCAATTTGTAGGGTGATGTTAATAAGGTGCATTCCCAACAATtaatgtttgacatgtgaaagaaaaAATTGTCATAGAGTTTAGAAGCTATGTACACTCAAGACATCGTCCATCAAGACAGTGACTAATAGTTGATTGCACGCTTTGACTCTAGCACTCCTTGACGTTAAAAACCAAGAGCAGAGTGCTTTGCTAACTCTCTAATGGTTCATTATATTTCTAAGTACGAAAAGATTAGGACTTGTTTGGTTCGGGAATTTGTGGGGGTGAGGGGGGTAATTCCAAGAAATTGAAGAGTCTTCTTGTTTGGTTTGTGGGAATTTGTTGGGGGGGGGGCATAATTCCAAGAAATTGAAGTCTCTTCTTGTTTGGTTGAAGTTTTTAGAGAAAATAGTATGAAAAAAAAGCTCTCCCATTGAAATACACATTTTAtgtttcatgaaaaataaaaatctataaaggaGATGGATTTTGAGATTTTTCGTGGGATGTGAATTGAaggttctttttttcttttcaaaaatatccttttaagatccatagatgaaattctataaaatatcaatagatagtTAAGATGAAATACCGAATgctgatatatttatattaatataaatattataatatttataatatattaatattattttaatatttatactaatataatatttatattaatatatattaataatatattaatatatattagtattataataatataataaattattatgatctaatttatatcatattatatttatatttatatttatataaatatgatattaatagGCATATAAAGTTAAGAGTAAAAAAATATGGTCTTATATCTATTAGGATATAATATGCATTTTATATAGTTTTTTCAAAAAGACGGATGTTCAACCAAATATGAGTCACTttataataagtaatttttttatagttAATTAAATATACTAAAATCATATTTTCAGAAAGTAAGTAAGAAGAAAAATTCATTCCATGAACAAAATGGATCCTTAATGGAGAGGTGTAGAAAATATATTATGATAAGCTTGATAACAGGTTAAGTTGGAGTATTTCGATTGACTGACTACTTACAAGAGTTTTTAGACCATAGTGGCACGGATGGATCTTATCTTGCCTTTTGCCGCACAAATCGACAATTTTAGTTGGTAGTGTGTGGGTCATTGGAAACAGGGGAGGCTCAAAGCAAGGTGATTTTTTTATTGCATTATCTTGTTGTTCTGGTCCCTGATTTCTTGGAAGGAATTCTGGATAAAGCTAATGCTGAAGGGGTCTCAAAAGAATCCGGATTCCTGGATCTGGTCTCGATTTTAGAACTATATTTTATGACGATGATCATCTTCTGCGGAGCTGATGATAGATGGTTGAGAAATCATAAAGTTCATATTTGTTGCTAGGAGCTCTTATATGGTCTTCAAATCAACTTTGAGAAAAGCCAGTCTATTTGGTAATTATTCTTGAGTATAGAAGTAGATTTGTAGCTAATATGCTTGGCTGCAATGAGGTTATCATTTACACCTTTCTCAGATTAGGCAAGAGAGTGGCAATTCTTGATGGATAAAGGAATAGATTGAAAGGTAGGAAAGTTAAGCTTCTACCTGCTAgaggttaaaaaaaattatctaaatgttCCATATTTGTGTGTAATGAAATTGTGAGATCAAATAGATTCTTGTAATTTACAGGTGCCCATGGTTAAAAAGATAAGAGATAATAAGTTAACATTAATGAGAAACGTCTCTGGAAGGTGTTGTGAAGGATATCGAATCATATGAGGGTGTTTAATGTTGTTATAAGATCATCAAGAAGATTATATTCATGATTCATCAGTTTTTCTTGAAAATGTTCCTAGTATTGTTCCAAATGTGTAAAGGTATATGAAGCCTCAAAATTGTATTAATTAGATATGTGATTTTTAATTCGGCTAATTCATAATAGGATGACCAGATGTATATTATCCAGGTGAATAATTCATCTTTGATGCCGCCAAGAATAGTTAGCCACCTATTAGTTGACCATTCCATAATATCTGATGTTGGAATCCAACTCTGTATGTCTAATGCCGTGTCCTCCTTGTCAAATGTCAGCTTTCACTTTCTTAGTCGATCACTCCAGGTACATCCTCTAggtatggactccatctcaatcTCTTATCATTATCACAAACATTTGGTTTCATGGCACAATCCATTTAAACCGTATCATTTTACATCTCCACCTCATCTCATGATCTCATCCAATTCCTTAGTGCTATGTACTCCCGCGCATCCCCTTTCGTGTAGATCGTGTGGTCCAACCTTCAGTGGATTCCACAGATTTAGACTAAACAATGCAAAATGTAAACATGCTTCCATCATGGATGCCTCCTACCATGCAGCGATGTTAAATATGTGTAGATTATGCTTGTTGAGAAGTTTCATCCAATGATTCAGATCATTGATGTACAATATTTATTGTTCCACCTAGATTTGACTGGATTTAAGCGAAGATCCATTCTAGAGTTgctaagtctctctctctctctctctctctctctctctctctctctctatatatatatatatatatatatatatatatatactgttaTTGATGCCTGTTCCCACTATGCCAGGCCAAGGGGTGGTGTCCAAGCACCTCATCCAAGCAAAAGGAGACAAAAGTAACCACAAAAAATGATAGCCCCACAAGAAGGAAAAATTCAACGACGACCATCCCAAGCAGCCGAAGAAGCCATAAGAATCCAATGCCAAGTCCCCCCAAACACTGCAAAATCCCATTACCAAGCCAACAACCATTCAACAAGCAAAGGAAATGGCTTTCCTCTCTAAATTGCCATTCACCATCTCAGCCCTGCTCATACTGTGGATCATCACAGTTAGCAGCGTGCCAAACACCAATATTACTTCAGTTCTGTGCAACACCGGCACGTACACATCCGGCGATCCTTTTACCATCAGTCTAGCCTACGTCCTATCGGACCTTCTGGATGCAACGCCCTCCCGCAAGGGTCATGACTACTACAACATCTCACCCTTCCCCAACGCCTTCGCCTACGGCCATGCGGCATGCATGGCCAACCTCACCAATGGCGATTGCTCGGTGTGCCTCCAATCGGCTGAGGGAGCTATGAACAGCACCTGTGGGATGGCAATTGGTGCGAGATCGGTGCTTGTCGATTGCACCATCAGATATGAGCAATATCCTTTTGTTAATAATTAGAACCTATCTATTGGTTCTTAATTGTGTCTTGCTGCTGCTTTCTACTTTGTTCTTCTAGAGCAATACATGCAAACACTATTTCAGGGTCATTTGCTTCTTA encodes the following:
- the LOC114914784 gene encoding antifungal protein ginkbilobin-like protein, which codes for MAFLSKLPFTISALLILWIITVSSVPNTNITSVLCNTGTYTSGDPFTISLAYVLSDLLDATPSRKGHDYYNISPFPNAFAYGHAACMANLTNGDCSVCLQSAEGAMNSTCGMAIEQYMQTLFQGHLLLITLQPVGFLLDVACFLY